The Marasmius oreades isolate 03SP1 chromosome 9, whole genome shotgun sequence sequence TAGCAGGAATGTCTGTTCGTATAGAATTGATAAGTCTTCGTGTATAAAGGCACACGAAGGTTCCGTACCTTGTGACTGTTCAAGAATCAACAAACGTTTGCGTTCCAAGTGTGCCAGAAATCGACGGCGATGGGAAATAGTCCGGAGTAGGGAGTGAACACGGTCGAGATTGACCAAGTCAGTAACCAGTCGGTTTGTTTCCGTTCTGACTACTAAATCATTGAGACTAGATGAAGGGAACCGTCAGCTAGATACACTTGCGGAAAACATGATAAACGAACATTAAGGCGTCATGGTCTACTATTAATTTGTGATGGGCAAGAAGGAGAAGCATATCAGTGAAAGAAATGCCTTTGCCCGGTTGATAGGCAATGCAAGCTTCATGGTACAGTCGACTGTATATGGCTTTCCGTTTCCTGATTGCGGCATAGTCGATGGAGCTTAAAATTCGGTTGAGCATACTCATATTGAGTCCGTACTGCATCGAGGGGTCCTTGCAGGCCGACAAAATACTCGGAATACTGTATTCCAATGGATATATCCGGACTTCGAAGACACCACTGAGTTTCTACGGTAATGTGTCAGGATGAGTAGGACACCGAGAGGTTTAGCAGGTATACCCCAAAGAAACGGACGAAGTCCTGTCGTTCTAGGTGCTCTGTTTTCGGATTGGCGAACTCAGCCCAAATTTTCTTGAACGAGCGCATCTGTTCTCTAGTTATGGCTTTTGCGCCACCGGTCGTTTGAAAGACGTAAGAAAAACTGTCGACAACAACACCTATGAAATTTTTCAGTAGCGCTTGATACTCCAAAGCAGGACTGGAAGATACCAGTAAACAGGTTAACGAAAATATACTAGACGTTGGAAATTAAGTGATGACTGACTTCATTAGGTCGTAGAACTCACCATGCTCAGAATATTCCAGGCAATGAACAATGCGAAAGCCCAGGCAATGCTTCCGCAATCGGACTCCGTTTCGAGTTCCGAGGAATTCGTGCACCGTGGATATTCCAATGCACTGCACGAACACAATATTAATCAACTGTAGCAATGAGGAAACGACGGGTACTCAATAATCGTGCATATACTGGTTCCAGCCTTCCCTGTAATAGCAAACACAAGGTTCATTTTTGAGTCGGAGTAAATTGAATTGACTTACCCAGTACTCATAAAGGATAGCATCACCAATGCAGCACTTATTGATGAGTAGTTCTGGTTGACATTCTCTCCCGAACCCCACTTCGTCAAACCAAAAACTTCCACCTTGAGAATGGCAAAGAATCCGAAGAATATCAGCCAGAGTAGCAGAAGGCTCAATATGGATGGTAAGCTCGCCCTAAGAGGTTGTTAACAGATTAGCCGTtatgaaggaaagattgtAAAAAATACACTTACATGGCCGTCTTGAACAATCTGTTCAGACTGTTCGTACGTTGCACCAACTTGAAGGCAATGCTGACGAGGAACAGCTTCTGTAATTGCTGAGCCAAAAATCCCGCGTTGCCAAAGCGCACGATAAACGTTGATAGGAAACTGCCCAGCATGACAACTACATCAAACAAATTCCAACCGTTGGACCGGAAGCTCCTCCAGCCCAGCCCAATAAGGCGGACGAACACGTCTATGATGTAGACACACGTTATGGCAAGGAAGAAATCATCTGTTTCATTAAATTCATCAGTGGGACTGCAACAGCGAAAAGCTCTGATACTAACTTCTCAACGTGTCCGCAACTTGTTGACTCGTATATGTCTGCGTCCTAGCGAGTGTGTCAAAAGAAATACGGCGGGTGATAAGGATACAAAACGAACATCAGTACAATAACATGCAGAATGAACAGAAAAGTCATTCCTCTCGACCACCAACCGTGTTTGCGAACGGCCCGATCGAAAAACCAACCGCGAACACCAGCTGGTCGCTTTGTGGGCCGTTTAGAGGGTCGTTGTCGTTTGAATAGTTTCTGCAAGTCAATCCATTCTCTTTGCGCCTGGGTAAGGAAAGCGGTACCAGTTCTAGAACTGAAATTTCCGATAATGATACtagggaaaggaaagagggtTAATAATAAAGAAAGTCCGACAGCTTGGATGTGCATATTCTCACCTGACGAACAGTGTTAATATCACCACTCCTCCTATGAGGTGATAAACTAGGAAGAAAATGGCATTTCCTTGTGAAACATTCGTCTGCGGTTGTTGATTTTTCCCCACCACACTCATCGCAATCCCCAAGACATCTATCCAACCTTCGAGCGAAACGATTTCGAACAGGATAAGAAGGGAAGATCTAAAGTCGTCGAAGGAAAACTTGGTGGACGGTGCAGGATTGTCCCAAACGCGGGGAGTAAGAAACCCAAACTTGCCATCGACCACCGGAGTGTTACTAAACTCCCCGATACACGACAATGAAGTCTCTACGTCGGCATCGTTACACTGGTTCATCGTTCCCGCGAAGATATTGAGACCCCATACTGCATATGGAATCATGTATAACAGCGCCAGGACGGCAGCGTCTAGGATACGGCTGGCACCAGATATAATCAAGAATTGGAAGGAATTTCGCATGCGGTCGAATAGAGTTATGAGCCGCAGTACTCGGAGAGCTTTGAGCGACCGTGTCAGCCTGCTCAGTCCTCCAATCACCAACAGGCCAGTAGTGACATTGACTGCGAGGCCGACAAGGATAGCCAAATCAATGCAATTCCATACGCTCTTGATGTAGGCATTGGGTGTGAACATGAAACCATCGGCGACCACTTTGATGATATATTCGATGAACAGAGTCACTCCGAACGCGGCTTCAGCGTAGTCGAACCACGCTACCTTCCTACCGTATGTTGCAAAGTAGTTCCGACGATATATCGGTGTTGCAATGATCTCCGTGACTATACCACCTACAACTGCGAAAAACACGATGATCTGGAACACCGGGTGCCCGATGGGAGAATGCGGTGTCCCGAAGATACGTGGGCCATTGGCAGGTTGCACAACTTTCTGGCAAAGGCTGCGAAGACGGTTCTTCTGAGAGAACAGCCAAAAGGTCTTATCATAGGTGGGGTGATTCCGAATAAAGTCAGCCTTTTGAGCTCTTTTCTCGAAGATGACGTCGTCAATATCGTCGTCATTAAGGACTTCAGGATTGACGGAGGCGAGGAGTTCCCTAATCGCGTGTTTTGAATTCATGCTACTTAAACGGGGAACAACGATAGAGAACTCACAGATGACGCTCCAATGTCTGGTCCCCCGATGCACCCAAGGTTTCGCTTCGGTTATGCTTAATCGTCGCCAAAGGAACGTCCTCAGTTTTCGGATCTCCCGCGAATAACTTTTGCAAGGTGGTTAGAGACTTGTTCGTATAGTGCCGCATTCCATGGCGAGCACTACTTCCGGCAGTGCGGTCCTAGAAAAATGAAGGAAGTGAACAAGTTATTATTGACGTCGAGGGGAAGCATCTACTGTGTTCGAGCTCCTATCTAGTCGAGAGGGTCCACTATAATCTTGGACGAGCGTTTTTTTCATCGGCAAAACaagattggagggaagattATCAACTTTGACCTTCACAGGATTTGCTTTAACCCAGCGATAAGGATTAAGGCGACGCATCCACGTAGCTCTTCCGGCTTGTACTCGATGAGTCGCCCAGTAGTGTGACGCCTGTTTGCTTTTCTTCTGCTCCTCTGCCACTTGAAAGTTCTCGTTGATGACAGCGATGAACATCTGCAGAACAATGACTGGAACAAATGCGAATTAAGCTACCTGCAGTAGAAATTCTTTGGTGAACTTACAGTTGGCGAATAACATCCATCCTGACAGAAACAAGACTGCGATGCTCGTTTGTCCTAGCCTGATTTCCGCATCCGCAGCATCATACAGAACGTCTGTCCAATTCTCTGAGGAGAAAATTTGGTAAACGCCCAGGTAAGCATTGAAGATCTCCCCGAAGTTAATGGTATTGTCGTCATTCATATCTCCACGAAGGAATTGGATAGCAAAAAGTGCCACGATGTAGTTGGCTAGAATGACGAAGAGGGACATGTTGATTAGACCATACATGTTCCCGAACACTGCGAGCTTCAGGAATAATGAGTGAGCCAACCGGGGCGGGGTAGGGGATACTTACGAGCAACGGTTTCATCCTTGGAACGATTAAGATGACACGATAGAATCTTCCAAGTTGGAAAATGGTGAACCACGGGTACAAGGTCGACTTTCTGATAAACGGTATTTGAATAATTGACGACCCAAGGGCCAAGGTGAGATCCAGCCAGTTTTGAGCTCGTGACAAGAACATCCTCCAGTCAGGTAAAACGGCAAGAAACCTCCAAACCATCTCAACGTCGAATAACAGGGTTATGACGAGTTCGCCCCAGAACATGAGTTGCTGATGCATGTCAGAGGAATCCGGAGTCCGAGTGGCTTGAAGAACGAGAGAGGTGAGGGCAAGCAGCACCCAAAACCATTTACTGTAATAATAGCTTATTTTGAGCCAGTTTGACTTCTTCTGGCGTCGCCCATCTGGCCATTCATCGTCCTGATCCTCGGGTAACGGTGGTAGACTACATGCTCGTCGGTAAGTACATGAAAACTAGACAAGGGTATACTTACGCAGCAGCACCGAAGGCACTTCGTTTGGTTTCCGAACGGATTGCAGAGAAGGTGTTCGTGATAACAGCAACGAAGAGATTAATGAGCCAGAAATTGAGAATGACGACAcagatgatgaagaatatGCTCGAAACGAAGAACTCTGAGCTTATCATATTATACATCAGTGGGCTCCACTGTAAAAAATCACATAAGAAACACTTTTAACTGAGTGAAGAGTGACAACGTACCCCATTTGCAGAGGCAATAACAACAACCTGTAACGCAGCGTAATAGATGGTGTCGAAGCTTTCAATGTTATTGTGAGGATTCTCAGCCTCTCGGCAAATCTGTCCGAGAGGACAGATATATCCCTTGGGTTGAGATTCGGACTGAAAACCACCGCTAGTAATGTATGAGACCGTTCCAAGCGTCGTGCTGTTGATGTAACCTCCACAAGTTTGTCCAAGGGcgttctcttcctctcccagGATAGGGGATACATAGCACGCTCGTCGATATGAACCCTTAAATGACTGGATACCGATTACACTGACGACCTCATCAAAAATGAGGAAACGAGTGGAAAAGGCGACTTACGAGAAGAGAACCATAGCGAAGAGAACGAAATACGCTACGCTTGTCAATAACGGTCTTGCAGTCTTGAGAGAATGCATAATCGTGGTGGTACCGCTCGTGATAGCTAGCAATCTCGCCGTTCTAATCACGCTCATTGCTCTGAAAATACCGATGTGATGTTTTCCAAATTCTTTTCCGGCCATTGCTAATGCGAAAGATATCCAAAAGCTGACAATCGCGACAAAGTCAATTCTACTCCAGCTATGTCGCAAGTACGGCACATTTCTTGCAGTCTTATCGGTTACTTGTTCAATGCTCAGCCGAAATGGGAGGGAGATGATGTCGTTGGAACTCTTTGTATCGGATTTCAGTAAGTTGGAGAGAAGTGTACGTTGGGGAGGTTCTCGGATAACATTGTGGACTCCTGAGAGTTTCTCGGTGAGTGAGTTGGAGATTTGAGGTTGGTGGTTTGGTGCGCCGTTAGCGGCAGAAGAGGCAAGTCCACTGTGGTGACGAAGTTGCCAAGGTCTTTTCAGGTTTCTCTCAAGCCTGTCCAGACGTTGCGAGATAGTGAGGCCACGCGAAAGTGGTCCTCCAGCGCCCTGAGTAAGTGAAGCTTGTCGAGCTAAACTAGTGGAAGTGGTGGTAGCGGAGTGGGTGGAGGACATAATCGGCATATCGACCTGAGATGAAAAAGGAGCAGTAAAGAACGTTGAGGCGGGTATATCGGGATCGAACAAGAATCCGGAAACACATATTCGAGCAAACGCTTCGAAGCTTGAAGTTTTTCTTGGTGAATCTTCATTATGCTCGAGCAAAAACTAGAACTCACGTGAATATAGTAAATAAAGCAAACAGGACCCAGTCCTCCCATGTACGAAAATAACCCTTCCTTTGCGGTGCATCCAATGTATCGTCGAGAGTCAAGGACCGAGCACCTTGTATTGTCAACACTATAGCGTTAACAATTATTAAGAAAAGTATGGACGGTTCGGTCCATCTGGCAGCCCAATTAACGAAGCTTGATAAAATGGCGGAAGCACTCACCGATGAACCAAAAATTGATAAAGGGCCAGTCGATACCTGTTATTGGGCC is a genomic window containing:
- a CDS encoding uncharacterized protein (BUSCO:EOG092600XJ): MSSKDKFYPQQTGEAFRELSSSSAIDLTRTPAGIASAPPSPSLEPDNAFSRRRLSRGRQDFVGPDPTPLQKLELPLPKVKLAYRDQPFHPISSSDRDDPFDSSTDEHPHHYSRFPGLSRHYKSHSYSTAHSGPSTTSLLAGVIPNEMEGQREDDEARLTTNMSRNPTEQAWRDSADMEQGAGDLSRLRRRTVRTYSATPSPMKRTETVLKTVSNNLRRMSLRVVNLRGAGLENQIRLADDDGTESKGEEEDLPDLSKSMPIRGRTICCFGPNNRYRLALYQFLVHRWTEPSILFLIIVNAIVLTIQGARSLTLDDTLDAPQRKGYFRTWEDWVLFALFTIFTFEAFARICVSGFLFDPDIPASTFFTAPFSSQVDMPIMSSTHSATTTSTSLARQASLTQGAGGPLSRGLTISQRLDRLERNLKRPWQLRHHSGLASSAANGAPNHQPQISNSLTEKLSGVHNVIREPPQRTLLSNLLKSDTKSSNDIISLPFRLSIEQVTDKTARNVPYLRHSWSRIDFVAIVSFWISFALAMAGKEFGKHHIGIFRAMSVIRTARLLAITSGTTTIMHSLKTARPLLTSVAYFVLFAMVLFSVIGIQSFKGSYRRACYVSPILGEEENALGQTCGGYINSTTLGTVSYITSGGFQSESQPKGYICPLGQICREAENPHNNIESFDTIYYAALQVVVIASANGWSPLMYNMISSEFFVSSIFFIICVVILNFWLINLFVAVITNTFSAIRSETKRSAFGAAALPPLPEDQDDEWPDGRRQKKSNWLKISYYYSKWFWVLLALTSLVLQATRTPDSSDMHQQLMFWGELVITLLFDVEMVWRFLAVLPDWRMFLSRAQNWLDLTLALGSSIIQIPFIRKSTLYPWFTIFQLGRFYRVILIVPRMKPLLLAVFGNMYGLINMSLFVILANYIVALFAIQFLRGDMNDDNTINFGEIFNAYLGVYQIFSSENWTDVLYDAADAEIRLGQTSIAVLFLSGWMLFANFIVLQMFIAVINENFQVAEEQKKSKQASHYWATHRVQAGRATWMRRLNPYRWVKANPVKVKVDNLPSNLVLPMKKTLVQDYSGPSRLDRSSNTDRTAGSSARHGMRHYTNKSLTTLQKLFAGDPKTEDVPLATIKHNRSETLGASGDQTLERHLELLASVNPEVLNDDDIDDVIFEKRAQKADFIRNHPTYDKTFWLFSQKNRLRSLCQKVVQPANGPRIFGTPHSPIGHPVFQIIVFFAVVGGIVTEIIATPIYRRNYFATYGRKVAWFDYAEAAFGVTLFIEYIIKVVADGFMFTPNAYIKSVWNCIDLAILVGLAVNVTTGLLVIGGLSRLTRSLKALRVLRLITLFDRMRNSFQFLIISGASRILDAAVLALLYMIPYAVWGLNIFAGTMNQCNDADVETSLSCIGEFSNTPVVDGKFGFLTPRVWDNPAPSTKFSFDDFRSSLLILFEIVSLEGWIDVLGIAMSVVGKNQQPQTNVSQGNAIFFLVYHLIGGVVILTLFVSIIIGNFSSRTGTAFLTQAQREWIDLQKLFKRQRPSKRPTKRPAGVRGWFFDRAVRKHGWWSRGMTFLFILHVIVLMTQTYTSQQVADTLRNDFFLAITCVYIIDVFVRLIGLGWRSFRSNGWNLFDVVVMLGSFLSTFIVRFGNAGFLAQQLQKLFLVSIAFKLVQRTNSLNRLFKTAMASLPSILSLLLLWLIFFGFFAILKVEVFGLTKWGSGENVNQNYSSISAALVMLSFMSTGEGWNHALEYPRCTNSSELETESDCGSIAWAFALFIAWNILSMYIFVNLFTGVVVDSFSYVFQTTGGAKAITREQMRSFKKIWAEFANPKTEHLERQDFVRFFGKLSGVFEVRIYPLEYSIPSILSACKDPSMQYGLNMSMLNRILSSIDYAAIRKRKAIYSRLYHEACIAYQPGKGISFTDMLLLLAHHKLIVDHDALILNDLVVRTETNRLVTDLVNLDRVHSLLRTISHRRRFLAHLERKRLLILEQSQDIPAIIVDPTPETPQSTRDISAIYDSAPPSPTPDRRFPGHDSIPLDRNSIGSPGSGLQRSSRRVSDISMLSTDLGSRYPRDSISDEDPQLVLSSMQNSMWGDLMSEAMNAENQNGH